A stretch of DNA from Candidatus Woesearchaeota archaeon:
ATGTGCTCATTGAATTTGAAGCAGAAGATGAAAATGGCACAATCCATAGAATTAATAAAACATACACTGCAAGAGTTGACAAAGAACGCCATCAACTTATCTGGGGTCGATTTGAACTCTTTCCTACGACAATTTCGTGTGATGAGACTGCTGAGTTAAGATTTAGCGTTATTAATATTGGACGTGAGGATGAGGATGATACTGTTTTCCGTGCAGTAAGCGATGCGCTGAACCTTAACTACTTTGTTGAAGAAGACGTTGATGCAGGTGGTGAGAGTGATGATGTTGAGTTTAAGGATACCCTCACGATTTCTGCTTCAGGTGTGAAACCCGGCTCATATCCTATTAAACTTGACGTGGAATATGATGATGGGGACGAGGTTCTCTCAAGGACAGCTACACTTCGTGTTGAAGCGTGCGATAGTGGTGTTGAGGATTCCTCTGATGATACTTCTGAGCAATCTTCACAGCAACAAGCAAGTACACAAACGACAACACAAGTGCAACAACCGGTGCAGAATGCTCAACCACAACAAGTAGTTCAACCACAACCAATCATTGTTGAATATAATGAAGTTCCAACGTCAAGCGGAGTTTTTGCATCAACTCCTGAAAAGAGCTGGATCTCTGAAAATTCAACCGTGGTATTGGTGATTTCAGCGCTTGTGGCACTGCTCTTGCTTGCATGGATCATCAAGCGATAAATTTTTTTCACCCTTTCTTTTTTGCCTTTTCTTTCTTTTTTCTCTTTTTTGTGTTCTTCCTGGTGTGTTCTTGGTTACCTTGTGTGCTACTTTTCTTGTGCTGTCAGATTGCTCATGAACAAAACCTTTATAAATCACCTCTCCGATTACGATTATCAACCACCTATTCTGGTATATTCACATGGAACAGCTCAAAACAGGAACAACTACTGTAGGTATTGTCTGTAAAGATGGTATCGTCCTTGCAGCTGATAAAAGAGCAACTGCGGGAAATCTCATAGCACAGAAAAAAGCACAGAAAATCCACGAAGTAACTGATAAAATGGCAGTTACAATTGCGGGTTCTGTTGCAGATATCCAACTTCTTATTAAGCTCATCAGAGCTGAGCTTCGCCTCAAAGAGATAAGAGAAGGAAAGCCCAGCTCAGTAAAATCCGCAGCAACACTCCTTGCAGGAATGGTGTACCAGAACATTCGTAAAATGTCGATGATTCCTGGAATTTCCCACTTCCTCTTTGGAGGCGTTGACGCAAAAGGACTCGAACTCTACGATATTTTCCCTGATGGGTCTATCGCAGAAGTAGAAGATTTTATTGCATCAGGTTCTGGATCTGTATTTGCGTTTGGAGTGCTTGAAACGCTCTACAAACCAGGTATGAGTGTAGATGAAGGAGCGGATCTTGCTCTTAAAGCAATCACGGCAGCACTTGCACGAGATTCAGCTTCAGGAA
This window harbors:
- a CDS encoding proteasome subunit beta yields the protein MEQLKTGTTTVGIVCKDGIVLAADKRATAGNLIAQKKAQKIHEVTDKMAVTIAGSVADIQLLIKLIRAELRLKEIREGKPSSVKSAATLLAGMVYQNIRKMSMIPGISHFLFGGVDAKGLELYDIFPDGSIAEVEDFIASGSGSVFAFGVLETLYKPGMSVDEGADLALKAITAALARDSASGNGVDLWKITKNGVEKISTKIAETSLV